The Papaver somniferum cultivar HN1 chromosome 3, ASM357369v1, whole genome shotgun sequence genome includes a region encoding these proteins:
- the LOC113356991 gene encoding protein STRICTOSIDINE SYNTHASE-LIKE 6-like, translating to MTKPKSETYLSPTTTTTTNNKGIMKSGWFLFLLVIPVLTATILYQVDEFDAGSLPKSTLSWKPVKVSKHNDHILAASHIIGEGHLPGPEDLAYDSETGFIYTGCNAGWIRRLKLTTDSESDLKAEDWVYVGVRPLGIAFGPDKQLIVAESGKGLMKVTKEGKVELLTGEAEGLKFRLTDGVDVADDGVIYFTDASSKYSLDDHMLDVLEGRPYGRLMSFDTANSATKVLARDLYFANGVAVSPENDFVVFCETPLRSCSKYYIKGEKMGSVDVFADNLPGYPDNIRYDGEGQYWIGLASGKTLVWDVMLRYPFIRKATAMLSRFVNVPHILKDGGVVAVNLNGEITGLYTDAGLASVTVGIKIGDQLYYGSLVQTYISRLDLTKHAPAERDI from the exons ATGACTAAACCAaaatcagaaacttatttatctcCAACGACGACTACTACTACTAATAACAAGGGAATTATGAAGTCTGGTTGGTTTTTGTTTCTACTTGTTATTCCTGTATTAACTGCAACGATTCTATACCAAGTTGATGAGTTTGATGCAGGATCACTCCCCAAGTCAACTCTATCTTGGAAACCTGTTAAGGTTTCCAAACATAACGATCATATACTTGCAGCGAGTCACATAATTGGCGAAGGGCATTTGCCTGGTCCAGAAGACTTAGCATATGATTCAGAGACAGGATTCATTTACACTGGTTGCAATGCTGGCTGGATTCGACGACTCAAGTTAACAACCGATTCAGAATCAGATTTGAAAGCCGAGGATTGGGTTTATGTTGGCGTAAGACCATTGGGTATTGCTTTCGGACCAGATAAACAACTCATCGTAGCTGAGTCTGGCAAG GGGTTGATGAAAGTGACAAAAGAAGGAAAAGTGGAATTGTTGACTGGCGAAGCAGAAGGGTTGAAGTTTAGACTAACAGATGGTGTAGATGTTGCTGATGATGGAGTTATATATTTCACTGATGCATCATCCAAATACAGCCTAGATGATCACATGTTGGACGTTCTTGAAGGTAGACCTTACGGACGGTTAATGAGTTTTGACACGGCAAACTCGGCTACCAAAGTACTGGCTCGTGACCTCTACTTTGCTAATGGAGTTGCAGTCTCTCCAGAAAATGACTTTGTGGTCTTTTGCGAAACTCCTTT GCGAAGCTGTAGTAAGTATTATATTAAAGGAGAAAAGATGGGATCGGTTGACGTTTTCGCCGATAATTTGCCAGGGTATCCTGATAATATTCGCTATGATGGAGAAGGACAGTATTGGATCGGATTGGCCTCG GGAAAAACTTTGGTATGGGATGTGATGCTGAGGTACCCATTTATTAGGAAAGCTACAGCAATGTTGTCAAGATTCGTAAACGTACCACATATACTAAAGGATGGAGGAGTTGTAGCTGTGAATTTGAATGGAGAAATTACGGGTCTATATACGGATGCTGGATTGGCATCTGTCACTGTTGGGATCAAAATCGGCGATCAACTATATTATGGCTCGCTAGTCCAGACATACATTAGCCGGCTTGATCTCACAAAGCATGCTCCTGCTGAACGTGACATTTGA
- the LOC113356990 gene encoding pre-rRNA-processing protein TSR1 homolog — translation MGGSRDQVNKAHKTRFSSKATRQIHKTSNAGNRISKPNKKNAAKGARDARIQRNKMLRTQKRDALLKEKRASSGQNSPPRIIVLFGLSSSVNTKVLAKELLELLSPEDAGAASATVASPSYHLRATVLVAPHGDLMSCIEMAKVADLFAFVTDASPCSSNSHIDQFGAQCLSFFRSLGLPSSVVLIRNLPCDPHKRNDMRKRCASSLASEFTDDSKFYPADTKEELHKFMSVFKEQRPSVPHWRGQRAYLMAEEVDLVVDDKNPGTCTLSLTGYLRARSLSVNQLVHVSGVGDFQLCKIVVLKDPCPLIAKKGHNMMDSDELPSVQVLRSLVPDPLKQEPLLVENVPDPLGGEQTFPTQEDMDLAKEFNRQKKQKRAVPRGTSEYQAAWFEGDEDSDLENDNDDMLMDEGDNDFPGLQDGNHSDLDDDKSSLELGDSDEETQADTMMTDGEQLTKEQIEAEIRKIKEAHAEDEEYPDEVDAPTDVLALKRFAKYRGLKSIRTCAWDPKESLPPDYARLFEFENFARTQKAVLAKAQDTEQSSNDESVPTGTYVRLHVKEVLSDVATKLREASKRFPVIACGLLQHESKMSVLHFSVKKHETYDAPIKSKESLIFHVGFRQFVARPIFSSDAIRSGNHKSERFLHPGRFSMASVYAPVSFPPLPLIVFKQGDVEPTVAAVGTLRSIDPDRIILKRIILTGYPLRVQKSKATVRYMFHHPRDITWFKKVELWTKCGRRGRVKEAVGTHGSMKCLFNGVVQQHDTVCMNLYKRVYPKWPENLYRILDA, via the exons ATGGGCGGTTCACGAGATCAAGTGAACAAGGCTCACAAGACTCGATTTTCTTCCAAAGCTACTCGTCAAATCCACAAAACTTCTAATGCAG GTAATAGAATCTCTaaacccaacaaaaaaaatgcTGCAAAGGGAGCTAGAGATGCTCGGATTCAGCGTAACAAGATG TTACGTACTCAGAAAAGAGACGCACTTTTGAAGGAGAAGAGAGCGTCTTCTGGACAAAATTCTCCGCCCCGTATTATT GTTCTTTTTGGTCTTTCTTCGTCTGTCAACACTAAAGTACTTGCCAAGGAACTATTGGAGTTGCTATCTCCAGAGGATGCAGGAGCAGCATCTGCAACCGTTGCGTCTCCCAGCTACCATCTTAGAGCAACG GTTTTGGTGGCACCTCATGGTGATCTGATGTCATGCATAGAAATGGCGAAG GTTGCCGACCTTTTTGCATTTGTAACAGATGCCAGCCCATGCAGTTCAAACTCTCACATTGATCAGTTTGGAGCTCAGTGCCTTTCTTTCTTTAGATCTCTTGGCCTACCAAGCTCTGTTGTCTTGATTCGC AATCTTCCTTGTGATCCTCACAAAAGAAATGACATGAGGAAAAGGTGTGCGTCTAGCCTTGCATCTGAATTTACTGACGATTCAAAGTTTTATCCAGCTGATACAAAGGAAGAGCTGCATAAG TTCATGTCTGTTTTCAAAGAGCAACGCCCTAGTGTTCCTCACTGGCGAGGTCAGAGAGCTTACCTTATGGCTGAGGAG GTTGATTTGGTAGTTGATGACAAAAATCCTGGAACATGTACGCTCTCCCTGACTGGTTATCTGCGCGCTCGCAGTTTATCAGTGAATCAGCTG GTTCACGTGTCTGGAGTTGGAGATTTTCAGTTGTGCAAAATAGTTGTGCTCAAGGATCCTTGTCCCTTAATTGCAAAAAAAGGGCACAACATGATGGATTCTGATGAATTACCAAGTGTGCAG GTTCTTCGCTCCTTAGTTCCCGACCCATTGAAGCAAGAACCTTTACTTGTTGAAAACGTTCCAGATCCTCTTGGAGGAGAACAA ACATTTCCTACGCAGGAAGATATGGATCTAGCTAAGGAGTTTAACAGACAAAAAAAGCAAAAGAGAGCTGTTCCTCGAGGGACCTCTGAGTACCAG GCTGCTTGGTTTGAGGGAGATGAAGATAGTGATTTAGAGAATGATAATGATGATATGCTAATGGATGAAGGAGATAATGATTTTCCAGGTCTGCAAGATGGAAATCATTCAGACCTAGATGATGACAAATCTTCTCTAGAGTTAggagattctgatgaagaaacccaGGCTGATACGATGATGACA GATGGAGAGCAGCTGACCAAAGAGCAGATAGAGGCTGAGATTCGGAAGATTAAAGAAGCTCATGCTGAGGACGAGg AATATCCAGATGAAGTGGATGCTCCAACTGATGTTCTTGCCCTCAAGCGCTTTGCAAAGTATCGAGGTCTTAAGTCGATAAGGACTTGTGCATGGGATCCTAAG GAATCCTTGCCTCCCGATTATGCTAGACTGTTTGAATTTGAAAACTTTGCAAGAACACAAAAAGCTGTTCTTGCTAAAGCTCAGGATACAGAACAGAGTAGCAATGATGAGTCTGTACCTACTGGTACGTATGTGAGGCTTCATGTCAAGGAAGTACTATCAGACGTTGCTACCAAGTTACGAGAAGCGTCCAAGAGATTCCCAGTGATTGCATGTGGGCTCTTGCAGCACGAGTCAAAGATGTCAGTCCTTCATTTTAG CGTAAAGAAACATGAAACCTATGATGCTCCTATCAAATCAAAGGAAAGTCTGATTTTCCATGTTGGTTTTCGCCAGTTCGTAGCTAG GCCAATATTTTCTTCGGATGCTATAAGGTCAGGCAACCACAAGTCGGAGAGGTTTTTGCACCCAGGGCGCTTTTCGATGGCTTCGGTGTATGCTCCAGTTTCATTTCCTCCACTGCCGTTGATTGTCTTCAAGCAGGGAGATGTTGAACCTACTGTTGCAGCTGTTGGTACACTAAGAAGCATTGACCCTGATAGAATAATTCTGAAGAGAATTATTTTAACCGG CTACCCTCTGAGAGTACAAAAATCAAAAGCCACAGTCCGGTATATGTTCCATCATCCTAGGGACATCACTTGGTTCAAG AAAGTAGAATTGTGGACAAAATGTGGTCGTCGTGGGCGTGTGAAAGAAGCTGTTGGTACACATG GGTCAATGAAGTGCCTCTTTAACGGGGTTGTTCAACAGCATGACACCGTTTGCATGAATTTGTATAAGCGTGTTTATCCCAAGTGGCCCGAGAATCTTTACCGTATACTTGATGCCTGA
- the LOC113356992 gene encoding pentatricopeptide repeat-containing protein At5g42310, chloroplastic-like, with protein MILLPPSPPPLPTRSTSPPTTVFSLVLRHHHIFSPSPPLTSTITTTAIASTSSLYSSSSSSSATDDLTSLHNRRYDFTPLIRYLSSSNKPTNFKTENSESPISLDPVEIKLAETYRAVSAQLWHSLLKSLCSSKSTLDTAYALVTWLQKHNLCFSYDLLYSILIHALGRSDKLYEAFLLSQQRSLTPLTYNALIGACARNGDLEKALNLMSRMRKDGFQSDFANYSIIIQCLTRGTNTVDSSVLQKLYLEMESDKIELDCQLMNDLVVAFSKAGDPDRAMFFLAMIQGQGLSPKTSSLLSIISALGNCGRTMEAEAIFEEMKEGGLKPRTRAYNALLKGYVKNGSLKDAESIVSEMEKCGVSPDEHTYSLLIDAYANAGRWESARIVLKEMEANDVQPNSYVFSRILASYRDRGDWQKSFSVLKEMKNSGVKPDRHFYNVMIDTFGKYNCLEHAMATFEKMKSDGIQPDNVTWNTLIDSHRKSGHHGMAEELFDTMRESGCPPCATTYNIMINSLGEQEKWDEVKSLLGKMQGQGLIPNVITYTTLIDIYGQSGRFQDAMECLDVMKSAGLRPSAPMYHALINGYAQRGLSELAVNAFRIMRADGFKPNVQVLNSLINAFGEDRRDVEAFAVLQFMKENHLKPDVVSYTTLMKALVRVEKFEKVPAVYEEMILSGVSPDKKARAMLRSALRYMKHLLNS; from the exons ATGATTCTTCtccctccatcaccaccaccgctTCCTACTCGCTCCACTTCACCACCAACAACTGTTTTCTCCTTAGTTCTCCGCCACCACCATATCttttctccatcaccaccactaaCCTCTACAATCACCACAACCGCCATTGCTTCAACCTCTTccctctattcttcttcttcttcatcatctgcaACTGATGATTTAACTTCACTTCACAACCGTCGTTACGATTTCACACCACTAATTAGATACCTATCATCATCAAATAAACCCACCAATTTCAAAACTGAGAATTCCGAGTCGCCGATTTCATTAGACCCAGTTGAGATAAAATTGGCTGAAACATATAGAGCTGTATCAGCTCAACTATGGCATTCATTACTTAAATCGTTATGTTCATCAAAATCTACACTTGATACTGCTTATGCCTTGGTTACTTGGTTACAAAAACATAATTTGTGTTTCTCTTATGATCTTCTTTACTCTATTTTAATTCATGCATTAGGTCGTTCTGATAAATTATATGAAGCTTTTTTGTTATCTCAACAAAGAAGTTTAACCCCGTTAACTTATAATGCTTTAATTGGTGCTTGTGCTCGTAACGGTGATCTTGAAAAGGCTTTGAATTTGATGTCTAGAATGAGAAAAGATGGCTTTCAATCAGATTTTGCAAATTATAGTATTATTATTCAATGTCTTACGCGTGGTACAAATACAGTTGATTCGTCTGTTTTACAGAAATTGTATCTAGAAATGGAGTCTGATAAGATTGAATTAGATTgtcagttgatgaatgatttagtTGTTGCATTTTCTAAAGCTGGGGATCCAGATAGGGCTATGTTTTTCTTGGCAATGATTCAGGGTCAGGGTTTGAGTCCTAAAACTTCATCACTTTTGTCTATTATATCTGCATTAGGGAATTGTGGAAGAACTATGGAAGCCGAAGCGATTTTTGAAGAGATGAAAGAGGGTGGATTGAAGCCCAGAACTAGGGCTTATAATGCATTATTGAAAGGGTATGTGAAAAATGGGTCTCTGAAAGATGCTGAATCAATTGTGTCTGAGATGGAAAAATGTGGAGTTTCTCCAGATGAACATACTTATAGTCTTCTTATTGATGCGTATGCTAATGCTGGACGATGGGAAAGTGCAAGAATTGTGCTGAAAGAAATGGAAGCTAATGATGTTCAGCCCAACTCATATGTGTTTAGTAGGATTTTAGCGAGTTATCGTGATAGAGGGGATTGGCAGAAATCATTTTCAGTTCTTAAAGAGATGAAAAATAGCGGGGTTAAACCTGATAGGCATTTTTACAATGTCATGATTGATACGTTTGGTAAATATAATTGTTTGGAACATGCCATGGCTACTTTTGAGAAGATGAAATCTGATGGAATTCAACCCGATAATGTTACATGGAACACATTGATTGATTCTCATAGAAAATCAGGGCATCATGGAATGGCCGAGGAGTTGTTTGATACAATGCGAGAGAGTGGATGTCCTCCTTGTGCCACTACATATAACATTATGATTAATTCTCTAGGGGAGCAGGAGAAGTGGGATGAGGTCAAGAGCTTGTTGGGGAAGATGCAGGGCCAAGGCTTGATACCGAATGTTATCACTTACACTACGTTGATTGATATATATGGGCAATCAGGAAGGTTTCAGGATGCTATGGAGTGCTTAGATGTCATGAAATCTGCTGGTCTAAGACCGTCTGCACCTATGTACCATGCGTTGATCAATGGATATGCTCAAAGG GGTTTGTCTGAATTAGCAGTAAATGCTTTTAGGATCATGAGAGCTGATGGATTTAAACCTAATGTTCAAGTTCTGAACTCATTAATCAATGCTTTCGGCGAGGATAGAAGAGATGTTGAAGCGTTTGCTGTGTTGCAGTTTATGAAGGAAAAT CATTTGAAACCAGATGTTGTGTCATATACGACCCTCATGAAAGCACTAGTCCGTGTTGAGAAGTTTGAAAAG GTTCCAGCTGTGTACGAAGAAATGATACTGTCTGGTGTCTCTCCCGATAAAAAGGCTAGAGCGATGCTGCGATCTGCACTGAGATACATGAAGCACCTACTGAATTCATAG